A region from the Bacteroidota bacterium genome encodes:
- a CDS encoding M23 family metallopeptidase — translation MPLLGNKRRKKSRAYEILLVPKGDGSSPRSFKAGTAKFTFWGSAIVAVFFLVFLLVFRFTPLGVLVGVTPVDEARKRAEEETRARIESLAEEIGILKDYNTQLRKALGDKTETGGSAPQQTETQTAVANQQEQIEQQNPEVASPARILQTGRTGPESGGGLRASFPLLTPVEGIVTQRFNPEGRHYGIDFAAKQGTPVYAAAHGYVVFSSWTYEYGNVVMLSHGNGYMTVYKHNSSILKTTGSVVRRGEPISLVGNTGVTSTGPHLHFEVIKDGLPQDPMEFLLVTQSAL, via the coding sequence GTGCCTCTTCTGGGGAACAAACGTAGAAAGAAATCCCGGGCGTACGAAATTCTCCTCGTTCCCAAGGGAGACGGAAGCAGTCCGAGAAGCTTCAAAGCGGGTACGGCGAAATTTACATTTTGGGGGAGCGCGATAGTTGCAGTATTCTTCCTCGTTTTTCTCCTTGTGTTCCGTTTTACTCCTTTGGGTGTTCTCGTCGGCGTAACGCCGGTTGACGAAGCCCGAAAGCGCGCAGAGGAAGAAACCCGCGCCCGTATCGAATCGCTGGCCGAAGAAATCGGGATTCTGAAAGATTATAATACCCAGCTCCGCAAGGCATTGGGGGACAAGACTGAGACCGGCGGTTCTGCTCCGCAGCAAACAGAAACACAAACGGCTGTTGCGAATCAGCAGGAACAGATCGAGCAACAAAACCCTGAGGTCGCGAGCCCGGCCCGGATACTGCAGACAGGAAGGACCGGACCGGAATCAGGCGGCGGCCTGAGAGCAAGTTTTCCTCTTCTCACGCCGGTTGAAGGAATCGTGACACAGAGGTTTAATCCGGAAGGACGGCACTACGGAATTGACTTCGCCGCCAAACAAGGGACGCCCGTTTATGCGGCTGCTCACGGGTACGTGGTGTTTTCAAGCTGGACGTACGAATATGGAAACGTCGTCATGCTCTCGCACGGCAACGGATACATGACAGTGTACAAGCACAACAGTTCGATCCTGAAAACAACAGGATCCGTTGTGCGGCGGGGCGAGCCGATCAGCCTCGTCGGCAATACAGGAGTTACGAGCACAGGACCTCATCTCCACTTTGAGGTGATTAAAGACGGGTTGCCGCAAGACCCGATGGAGTTCTTGCTGGTAACACAGTCCGCTTTGTAG
- a CDS encoding alpha/beta hydrolase: protein MTILLGLILLVVLFMAGVSLVLLVIGPVLLLQPHRRTVEWYRERANILRPSDLNLPHEDIHLTTKEGFDLSCWLIKAESKARGTIVILHGVSESKIAGLPMAKEFHDRGYNVFLYDSRRHGESGGRYCTYGYHEKFDVQHALDYLFTRDDVSVGKIGLFGWSMGAAVAIQLAAIDTRVHAVVAESGFATLRTVFDDYQRRMIKLPWHYLRNIVIKRSEFLADFKANDVSPVDAVKQMRVPVFLLHGTEDNLIKYNYSEKVFAAANEPKDLWLIPGARHHDMMEVGGEEYTRRITEFFEKYLQ from the coding sequence GTGACTATTCTGCTGGGGCTCATTCTTCTGGTTGTGCTGTTTATGGCGGGTGTCTCGCTTGTACTGCTGGTCATCGGCCCCGTACTGCTGCTTCAGCCTCATCGGCGGACCGTCGAATGGTACCGTGAACGGGCCAATATCCTTCGTCCCTCCGATCTCAATCTCCCCCACGAAGATATTCATCTCACAACGAAAGAAGGCTTCGATCTGAGTTGCTGGCTTATTAAGGCGGAGTCGAAAGCACGCGGAACAATCGTCATACTCCATGGCGTCAGCGAAAGCAAAATCGCCGGGCTGCCGATGGCGAAGGAATTCCACGACCGCGGGTACAATGTGTTTCTGTACGACTCGCGGCGCCACGGTGAAAGCGGCGGCAGGTACTGCACATACGGGTATCACGAGAAGTTCGATGTCCAGCATGCGCTCGACTATCTGTTCACGAGGGATGATGTGAGTGTCGGGAAGATTGGCCTCTTCGGCTGGTCAATGGGGGCGGCGGTGGCAATCCAACTCGCGGCGATTGACACACGCGTGCACGCCGTTGTCGCTGAAAGCGGCTTTGCAACGCTTCGCACGGTGTTCGATGATTACCAAAGGCGGATGATCAAGCTTCCGTGGCACTATCTTCGTAACATCGTCATCAAGCGGTCGGAGTTTCTTGCTGATTTCAAGGCTAACGATGTTTCCCCCGTCGATGCTGTGAAGCAGATGCGTGTCCCGGTTTTCCTGCTGCACGGCACGGAGGATAATCTCATCAAATACAACTACTCCGAGAAAGTCTTTGCCGCGGCGAACGAGCCGAAAGACCTGTGGCTCATTCCCGGCGCCCGACACCATGATATGATGGAGGTTGGAGGAGAAGAATACACCCGCCGCATTACGGAGTTTTTCGAGAAGTACTTGCAGTAA
- the atpB gene encoding F0F1 ATP synthase subunit A — MYAFFQAGQDTTHHAAQQVADTAHAAATDGKMSVSEMFKYLFEHVQDSNHLELPFLDIHLPHWAPIEIAGLTLDLSPTKHVLFLWFGAAALILLMALAARANKKNRVPKGWGNVVEVFVKFIRDEIVIPNMGMAGIRYMPYVLTTFFFILLMNLLGLVPYGASATGNISVTAGLAVIAFVMIQVSAIRAQGFGHYLAHLTGGVPVFLWPIMIPIEILGLFTKPFALCIRLFANITGGHLVIVSLFGLIFLFNSWVIGVTTAAFVVAINFLELFVAFLQAYVFTMLTCIFMGLGIQAGHGEHHGEAANEHGH, encoded by the coding sequence TTGTACGCGTTCTTTCAGGCAGGTCAAGATACAACACACCACGCAGCGCAACAGGTTGCGGATACGGCACACGCCGCGGCAACCGACGGCAAGATGTCGGTCTCCGAAATGTTTAAGTACTTGTTCGAGCACGTTCAGGATAGCAACCATCTCGAACTCCCCTTTCTCGACATTCATCTTCCCCATTGGGCTCCGATTGAAATCGCCGGACTGACACTCGATCTTTCTCCTACAAAACATGTACTGTTCCTCTGGTTCGGGGCCGCGGCGCTGATTCTTCTGATGGCTCTCGCCGCCCGTGCCAACAAGAAAAACCGCGTGCCGAAGGGTTGGGGAAATGTTGTCGAAGTGTTCGTGAAATTCATCCGCGACGAGATCGTTATCCCGAACATGGGAATGGCGGGCATCCGCTACATGCCGTACGTTCTCACGACGTTTTTCTTCATTCTTCTGATGAACTTGCTGGGCCTTGTACCGTACGGCGCCTCGGCAACCGGAAACATCAGTGTTACCGCAGGTCTCGCGGTTATTGCATTTGTCATGATTCAAGTATCAGCCATCCGGGCGCAAGGGTTCGGACATTACCTTGCTCACCTGACCGGGGGCGTGCCCGTATTTCTCTGGCCGATCATGATTCCCATCGAGATTCTCGGGCTGTTCACAAAGCCGTTTGCCCTCTGCATCCGTCTCTTCGCCAACATTACCGGCGGACATCTTGTGATTGTGTCGTTGTTCGGACTCATCTTCCTGTTCAACTCGTGGGTCATTGGTGTCACAACGGCAGCCTTCGTCGTCGCCATCAACTTTCTCGAGTTGTTTGTTGCCTTCCTGCAGGCATACGTTTTCACGATGCTGACCTGCATTTTCATGGGGCTCGGCATTCAGGCGGGCCACGGCGAGCATCACGGCGAAGCGGCAAACGAACACGGCCATTAA
- the tmk gene encoding dTMP kinase translates to MFISFEGLDFSGKSTQAKLLVERLRQQHHTVHFIREPGGTVISEKIRDILLDKNHLEMSDAAEILLFSASRSQLVRQVINPALQRGEIVVCDRYCDSTTAYQGYGRGLNLDDVRTINRFATGSTMPDLTILVDIPIEEIERRKTQAGLSFDRMESAGRAFYERVRHGYHTLAAGDHPRWFLVDGMLSIETIEKEIRLAVDKKLAATNRSEGHSTGE, encoded by the coding sequence ATGTTCATCAGCTTTGAGGGTCTCGACTTCAGCGGCAAGTCCACACAGGCAAAACTGCTTGTTGAACGGTTGAGACAACAGCATCACACCGTCCACTTTATCCGCGAACCCGGGGGAACCGTCATATCGGAAAAGATCCGCGACATCCTTCTCGACAAGAACCATCTTGAAATGTCGGATGCGGCGGAGATTTTGCTGTTCTCCGCCAGCCGCTCGCAACTTGTTCGTCAAGTCATCAATCCCGCGTTGCAGCGCGGCGAAATTGTCGTCTGCGACCGGTACTGCGACTCGACAACCGCGTATCAGGGATACGGGCGCGGGCTCAATCTTGACGATGTACGAACCATCAACCGCTTTGCAACCGGAAGCACGATGCCCGACCTGACGATTCTGGTAGATATTCCGATCGAAGAGATTGAGAGAAGGAAAACACAGGCAGGTCTGTCATTCGACAGAATGGAAAGTGCCGGGCGGGCATTTTACGAGCGTGTACGGCACGGCTATCATACACTTGCTGCCGGCGACCACCCCCGGTGGTTTCTTGTTGACGGGATGCTTTCGATTGAGACAATTGAAAAGGAAATCCGGCTGGCCGTTGACAAAAAGTTGGCCGCAACGAATCGTAGTGAAGGACATAGCACAGGGGAATGA
- a CDS encoding AtpZ/AtpI family protein, translated as MSTPHKPDDVGKNSPGSIGRNVAKDFGPFLTLGLQLAISVVVFLFIGYWLDGKFGTSPWCTIGGAFLGAAGGLIKFIREALALGRKADNALRKHGNEKREH; from the coding sequence GTGAGTACACCGCACAAGCCTGATGACGTCGGGAAGAATTCACCCGGAAGCATCGGCAGAAATGTTGCAAAGGATTTTGGACCTTTCCTCACGCTTGGCCTGCAGTTGGCAATTTCCGTTGTTGTGTTTCTCTTCATCGGATATTGGTTGGACGGGAAGTTCGGAACGTCGCCGTGGTGTACCATCGGCGGGGCGTTTCTCGGAGCAGCGGGAGGGCTCATCAAGTTCATACGTGAAGCGCTTGCTTTAGGCAGAAAAGCAGATAATGCGCTTCGCAAACACGGAAACGAAAAGCGTGAGCATTGA
- a CDS encoding polymer-forming cytoskeletal protein, producing MGDKQQNTDLTLIAANTTFEGKIKTEGSIRIDGKFIGDINAKANAAVGLTGHIDGSLTARNITVAGRVTGSVVASEKLVLETKSVVQGDVRAVKLVVDEGAMFDGKCDMKQGVATGTPGLPKKD from the coding sequence GTGGGCGACAAGCAACAGAACACAGATCTGACGCTGATAGCGGCAAACACGACCTTCGAAGGCAAAATCAAAACCGAAGGGAGTATCCGCATCGACGGAAAGTTTATCGGTGATATCAACGCAAAGGCTAACGCCGCCGTCGGCCTTACCGGCCATATCGACGGAAGCTTGACAGCGCGCAACATCACTGTCGCAGGGAGAGTTACAGGTTCGGTGGTCGCATCCGAGAAATTGGTCCTCGAAACGAAATCCGTGGTGCAGGGTGATGTCCGGGCAGTCAAGCTTGTCGTTGACGAGGGCGCAATGTTCGACGGTAAATGCGACATGAAACAGGGCGTTGCGACCGGAACACCGGGGTTGCCGAAGAAAGATTGA
- a CDS encoding ATP synthase F0 subunit C, with protein sequence MEHLGWAYLAAGIGAALTIIGAGLGIGKLAAAAMEASGRQPEAAGAVRTSMIIAAALIEGATFFALVICILLALK encoded by the coding sequence ATGGAACATCTTGGTTGGGCATATCTTGCAGCGGGCATTGGCGCGGCACTCACGATTATCGGCGCAGGGCTCGGTATCGGTAAACTTGCTGCAGCAGCAATGGAAGCAAGCGGACGCCAGCCCGAAGCTGCCGGAGCCGTTCGTACATCCATGATTATTGCAGCAGCCCTCATCGAAGGAGCAACGTTCTTCGCTCTCGTTATTTGCATTCTACTCGCATTGAAGTAG
- a CDS encoding sigma-70 family RNA polymerase sigma factor, whose translation MAKQTRPARRLKPESSIPPRGPSGNFPHDQVLTIKEQQKAESRAEDSRLIQAALNGNNTAYKRLMKKYHDAIYNFIYRMVHDKHQVEDLTQEAFIKAFGSLSSFNEEYAFSTWLYKIATNNSIDYIRKRKLQTYSIDKPIEAKDSDYSFELPDESYETDKDMISDQRAHMLNEAIKKLPEKYRKVIHMRHVDEKSYEEIAVQLKLPIGTVKAHIFRAREMLYKSLKDRIRHY comes from the coding sequence ATGGCAAAGCAAACCCGTCCGGCACGCCGCCTCAAGCCCGAATCTTCAATACCTCCCCGAGGACCTTCCGGCAACTTCCCTCACGATCAGGTGCTTACCATCAAGGAACAACAAAAAGCCGAATCGCGTGCCGAGGATTCGCGTCTCATCCAGGCTGCGCTCAACGGCAATAACACCGCCTACAAACGGCTGATGAAGAAGTATCACGATGCCATTTACAATTTCATCTACAGAATGGTGCACGACAAGCACCAGGTCGAAGACCTGACCCAGGAAGCATTTATCAAAGCATTCGGATCGTTGTCGAGTTTCAACGAGGAGTACGCGTTCAGTACGTGGTTGTACAAGATTGCGACAAACAACAGCATCGACTATATCCGCAAACGAAAGCTGCAAACATATTCCATCGACAAGCCCATTGAGGCAAAGGACAGCGACTATTCGTTCGAGTTGCCGGATGAATCATACGAGACCGACAAGGATATGATCAGCGACCAGCGGGCTCACATGCTGAACGAAGCCATCAAGAAGCTCCCCGAGAAGTATCGAAAAGTCATTCACATGCGGCATGTTGATGAGAAAAGTTATGAAGAGATTGCCGTCCAGCTCAAACTCCCCATCGGAACGGTAAAAGCTCACATCTTCAGGGCAAGGGAGATGCTCTACAAATCCTTAAAAGACAGAATCAGGCATTATTGA
- a CDS encoding CHAT domain-containing protein, which translates to MRMFRAYRFILILLAFASGCNRDDAPVSLRAQEVFAKAKQAMARADHAESKRLLQEALGLYERAGDVPGQAETSLLLGETYSAAAGFDNAVTLFAQARNLYQRTGDKSGVRAAIFGQAGMHRVRGEEWQAFSVLMDQHRFEEALGDSTGARLMKWELVPVSRAVGDFALERRLLGELLNESSLIGDDAMLAQVHSAYGNSSISRSEYGDAVRNFAAALPFALRSQDTLLTIQTFLSLAVVYDLLGNEKESFQMFTEGIRRADMIRGADALREEMLLRVGNIHLRRNRYEEAHKFYNAALRTAIGSQNRLTEAYALLQLGHCLAASGDAEAETNYSAAIALLDYMGLPRANAYARACLGNLAQSKGRLNEALALHQSAAKRFDSSWVPRAGDAFDDCEATFYGSRQGSPYDALIELLFKLGKSEEATAAAERERQSRLLRDYVSMTIRTQDARLNAALADLARVRAARLGAERQLAKAFMLHAESRTLAAEVQSNLQSARLRTSELEDSLAVRYPNLRPALTARNSSVADVQKQIPDGAALVTYIPTKQSLHISIYTKSKSSEQIAAIGKESLLSLMNEYLDVLMQMNAETNKSDLRVRERRLRELSGKLYAVFVRPIVLHAPDANSVFVEMPVSLPIIPVHALQSEGYTGEYALRRFSIRYLVEAGAAGTQRQPLGPYAVAVGFGNRGRTPIDAEYEVRDVKAFYKEARVFFDREATLSRLRQEKGDVLHASFELDYRTESPGLSFFVLSEGAAYGTTHFHRLGEMFSVAPFRIVLFSNLADAGLHPAVPGIFIMNGSSDIVINSYVPPRKAKKFFNELFYTNLLAGESAENAYRKSLLEMIGKAEYATPHMWAGFSLW; encoded by the coding sequence ATGAGAATGTTCCGCGCATATCGATTCATCTTGATCCTTCTTGCTTTTGCTTCGGGATGCAATCGCGATGACGCCCCCGTGTCGCTCCGCGCACAGGAAGTCTTTGCAAAAGCAAAGCAGGCAATGGCCCGCGCCGATCATGCCGAGAGCAAACGGTTGCTTCAGGAAGCGCTGGGATTGTATGAACGGGCGGGCGATGTTCCCGGACAAGCGGAAACATCCCTGCTCTTAGGCGAAACGTATTCGGCAGCAGCGGGGTTTGACAACGCAGTAACGTTGTTTGCGCAGGCGAGAAATCTGTACCAGCGTACGGGCGACAAGTCCGGTGTCCGGGCTGCAATTTTCGGACAAGCCGGCATGCATCGCGTACGGGGAGAAGAGTGGCAGGCGTTTTCTGTTTTGATGGATCAGCATCGTTTCGAAGAGGCATTGGGCGATTCAACGGGCGCCCGGTTGATGAAATGGGAGCTGGTTCCCGTCTCGCGGGCCGTCGGTGATTTCGCTCTCGAACGCCGTTTGCTCGGCGAGTTGTTGAACGAGAGTTCTCTGATTGGCGATGATGCGATGCTTGCGCAAGTGCATTCCGCATACGGAAACTCATCCATCTCACGTTCTGAATACGGTGACGCCGTAAGGAACTTTGCCGCCGCGCTTCCTTTTGCCCTCCGTTCACAAGACACGCTTCTGACTATTCAGACTTTCCTTTCTCTCGCAGTTGTCTATGATCTGTTGGGAAACGAGAAGGAGTCATTCCAGATGTTCACGGAAGGAATCCGGAGAGCGGATATGATCCGCGGCGCAGACGCGTTGAGAGAGGAGATGTTGCTTCGAGTCGGGAATATTCATTTGCGGCGAAACCGTTACGAAGAAGCACACAAGTTCTATAATGCCGCGCTTCGGACCGCAATCGGTTCGCAAAACAGACTGACGGAGGCGTATGCTCTGCTTCAGCTCGGTCACTGTCTTGCTGCCAGTGGAGATGCCGAGGCGGAAACGAACTACAGTGCCGCAATAGCGTTGCTCGATTACATGGGATTGCCGCGGGCAAACGCTTACGCGCGAGCATGTCTGGGAAACTTGGCACAGAGCAAGGGTCGTCTGAACGAAGCTCTTGCGCTCCATCAAAGCGCCGCGAAGCGGTTCGACTCGTCGTGGGTGCCGCGTGCCGGCGATGCGTTTGACGACTGCGAAGCGACGTTCTACGGCTCGCGCCAGGGTTCGCCGTATGATGCCTTGATAGAGCTATTGTTCAAATTGGGGAAGTCTGAGGAGGCGACAGCCGCTGCCGAAAGGGAGAGGCAAAGCAGACTTCTTCGCGACTATGTCTCAATGACTATCAGGACGCAGGATGCGCGGCTGAACGCTGCACTGGCAGATCTTGCCCGCGTTCGGGCGGCACGTTTAGGGGCCGAGCGGCAACTCGCGAAGGCGTTCATGCTGCACGCCGAATCGCGGACACTTGCTGCAGAAGTACAGAGCAACCTGCAGAGTGCCCGCCTCCGTACCTCTGAGCTGGAAGATTCGCTCGCCGTCCGCTACCCCAATCTCCGTCCCGCGCTGACTGCACGCAATTCCTCCGTTGCAGATGTGCAGAAGCAGATTCCCGACGGGGCCGCCCTCGTGACGTACATTCCGACGAAGCAGTCATTGCATATTTCCATCTATACAAAATCGAAAAGCAGTGAGCAGATAGCTGCCATCGGAAAAGAATCCCTTCTCTCCCTCATGAACGAGTATCTCGACGTTCTCATGCAGATGAATGCCGAAACAAACAAGAGCGATCTGCGCGTGCGGGAGCGCCGGCTCCGGGAACTTTCCGGGAAGCTCTATGCAGTGTTTGTCCGCCCGATTGTTCTTCACGCACCCGATGCAAACAGCGTGTTTGTGGAAATGCCTGTCAGTCTTCCGATCATTCCGGTTCACGCGCTGCAAAGCGAGGGCTACACCGGAGAGTATGCACTCCGACGATTCTCGATTCGATATTTGGTGGAGGCGGGCGCTGCGGGCACGCAGCGACAACCGCTTGGCCCGTATGCCGTCGCTGTCGGGTTCGGGAATCGGGGGAGAACGCCGATTGATGCAGAGTATGAAGTGCGTGATGTAAAGGCATTCTACAAGGAAGCCCGGGTCTTCTTCGACCGGGAGGCTACACTCAGCCGTTTGCGTCAGGAGAAGGGAGATGTTCTCCACGCATCGTTCGAACTTGACTACCGGACAGAAAGCCCCGGCCTGTCGTTTTTCGTGTTGTCGGAAGGCGCGGCGTACGGCACGACGCATTTCCACCGGTTGGGAGAGATGTTCTCGGTAGCGCCGTTCCGGATTGTGCTGTTTTCCAATTTGGCGGATGCAGGTTTGCATCCAGCCGTGCCGGGCATTTTCATCATGAACGGCTCTTCGGATATTGTGATCAACAGTTACGTTCCCCCGCGCAAAGCGAAGAAGTTCTTCAATGAACTCTTCTACACGAATCTTCTTGCGGGAGAATCAGCGGAGAATGCGTACAGGAAATCGTTGTTGGAGATGATCGGGAAAGCGGAGTACGCAACCCCGCACATGTGGGCGGGATTTTCGTTGTGGTAG
- the thrC gene encoding threonine synthase, which produces MKFVSITGNSVVSFREALFRGTAPDGSLYVPESLPLVKSEFFQDNSDSTLHSAAADLLSIFIDEIPKKNLASIIEQAWDFPTPLVHLQDNIYLLELSHGPTLAFKDVGARFMAQVMSHFLEQQQQEVTILVATSGDTGSAVAHGFYNVPHVEVFILFPSNKISPLQQCQMTTLGGNITAVEVDGTFDDCQRLVKMSLNDAELQKKRAVTTANSINIARLLPQIAYYAWGVMQLRTTFNRHEPPLVVVPSGNFGNLTAAVYAKKMGVPIRNFIAAANANDSMIRYLGSGEFVPRPSVQTYSSAMDVGNPGNLVRLRKLYGEDVQELKKDIDAVSISDEETLQEIRRTYDATNYILDPHTAVGVVAARKALEWTTNSPPIIVAATAHPAKFPDVVRKAIGIDVPLPALLQEAQDSPAHSISIRARYNEWKNLLHRTRGN; this is translated from the coding sequence ATGAAATTCGTCAGCATAACCGGAAATTCCGTTGTATCATTTCGCGAGGCCCTGTTCAGAGGCACCGCGCCGGACGGCAGCTTGTACGTGCCGGAATCTCTTCCCCTTGTGAAGTCCGAATTCTTTCAGGATAATTCCGACTCGACTCTGCATTCAGCGGCGGCAGACCTTCTCTCCATATTTATCGATGAGATTCCAAAGAAGAATCTCGCCTCAATCATTGAGCAAGCTTGGGATTTCCCAACCCCGCTTGTGCATCTCCAGGATAATATCTATCTGCTCGAACTCTCTCACGGCCCGACGCTTGCGTTCAAGGATGTCGGGGCGCGGTTCATGGCGCAGGTGATGTCGCATTTTCTCGAGCAACAGCAGCAGGAGGTTACGATTCTTGTGGCAACATCGGGCGATACAGGAAGCGCGGTTGCGCATGGTTTCTACAACGTTCCGCATGTCGAAGTGTTCATTCTTTTTCCTTCCAACAAGATCAGCCCTCTGCAACAGTGTCAAATGACGACCCTCGGCGGCAATATCACCGCCGTTGAAGTTGACGGAACGTTTGACGATTGCCAGCGTCTCGTGAAGATGTCGTTGAACGATGCCGAGCTGCAGAAGAAGCGTGCCGTCACGACGGCAAATTCGATTAACATCGCGAGATTGCTACCGCAGATTGCCTACTATGCGTGGGGGGTGATGCAACTGCGGACAACGTTCAACAGACATGAACCTCCGCTTGTGGTTGTGCCGAGCGGTAACTTCGGCAATCTGACTGCTGCAGTTTATGCAAAGAAGATGGGCGTTCCGATACGCAATTTCATTGCTGCGGCGAACGCGAACGATTCGATGATTCGCTATCTCGGATCGGGGGAGTTTGTGCCTCGGCCGAGTGTTCAGACGTATTCAAGCGCAATGGATGTCGGCAATCCGGGCAATCTTGTCCGGCTTCGGAAATTGTATGGCGAAGATGTTCAAGAGTTGAAGAAGGATATTGATGCGGTAAGCATTTCCGACGAGGAGACACTGCAAGAAATCCGCCGGACGTATGATGCAACGAATTACATCCTTGATCCGCATACTGCTGTCGGCGTTGTCGCTGCGCGCAAGGCGCTTGAATGGACGACAAACTCACCGCCGATTATTGTTGCCGCTACTGCGCATCCTGCAAAATTTCCCGACGTTGTAAGAAAAGCGATTGGTATTGATGTGCCCTTGCCCGCATTGCTGCAAGAGGCGCAAGACAGTCCGGCTCATTCCATCTCCATCCGTGCACGATATAATGAGTGGAAAAACCTGCTGCACAGGACCCGCGGCAACTGA
- a CDS encoding glycosyltransferase yields MNTESRIKPHIAIVHEWLTGMRGGEKCVEALCEVFPGATVFTLVHVKGSVSPTIEAMPIRTSFIQHLPFAQKRYRHYLPLFPTAIERLDLSEFDIVISSNHAVAKGVRTKPETLHICYCHTPMRYIWNLYDEYFGKNSSRLLTRAGMKLFVNYLRKWDVRTATNPHFFIANSRNVQQRINRIYRREADVIYPPVDTSLFQLSEIRGDYFLIVSAFVPYKRLDLAIEAFNRTGEKLVIIGSGPDDEKLRSMAKPNIEFPGWQPDDVLRKHYAECKALVFPGEEDFGIVPLEAMASGKPVIAYAKGGALETVIASSELRTGVLFHDQSVESLVEAIHKLNTVHFSPLMLRRHALSFDREIYKKKMREYILDRWNSFKPESRQP; encoded by the coding sequence ATGAATACGGAATCCCGCATAAAGCCCCACATTGCCATCGTACACGAGTGGCTCACCGGCATGCGCGGCGGGGAAAAATGTGTTGAAGCACTCTGCGAGGTTTTTCCCGGCGCAACGGTGTTCACACTTGTTCACGTCAAAGGCTCCGTCTCGCCGACCATCGAAGCGATGCCGATCAGAACATCATTCATTCAGCATCTTCCTTTTGCGCAGAAGCGGTATCGACATTACCTGCCGCTTTTTCCGACCGCAATTGAGCGATTGGACCTCAGCGAATTCGACATCGTTATCTCATCCAATCACGCCGTGGCGAAGGGCGTCCGAACAAAACCCGAGACGCTTCACATCTGCTATTGCCACACGCCGATGCGGTATATCTGGAATTTGTATGATGAATATTTCGGAAAGAACTCGTCCCGACTTCTGACGCGAGCAGGCATGAAACTGTTCGTGAATTACCTTCGGAAATGGGATGTCCGGACGGCGACGAATCCGCATTTCTTCATCGCAAACTCGCGCAATGTTCAGCAACGCATCAATCGAATTTACAGAAGAGAAGCAGATGTGATTTATCCCCCGGTTGATACATCTCTCTTTCAACTTTCTGAAATTCGAGGTGACTACTTTCTGATTGTCAGCGCATTCGTCCCGTACAAACGTCTTGATCTTGCAATCGAAGCATTCAACCGGACGGGCGAGAAACTCGTTATCATCGGCAGCGGGCCGGACGACGAGAAGCTGCGTTCAATGGCGAAACCGAACATCGAGTTTCCCGGCTGGCAGCCTGACGATGTACTCAGGAAACACTACGCTGAATGCAAGGCTCTTGTCTTTCCGGGAGAGGAGGATTTCGGCATCGTTCCGCTTGAAGCAATGGCATCAGGAAAGCCGGTAATTGCCTACGCCAAAGGGGGGGCTTTGGAAACGGTAATCGCTTCAAGCGAACTCAGGACAGGCGTTCTTTTCCACGATCAAAGCGTGGAATCTCTTGTGGAAGCGATTCATAAGCTGAACACAGTTCATTTCTCTCCCCTAATGCTTCGGCGACACGCCCTCTCTTTCGACAGAGAAATCTATAAGAAGAAGATGAGAGAGTACATTCTCGACCGCTGGAATTCCTTCAAACCCGAATCCCGCCAACCGTAA